The Leishmania braziliensis MHOM/BR/75/M2904 complete genome, chromosome 15 genome has a window encoding:
- a CDS encoding putative solanesyl-diphosphate synthase — protein MLHRSLGWLCTAAQTQGSKALTSEGRPFALVHREITAVREHIQSLVANTNNEVLDHAGKYALAAGGKLMRPALVALMAHAMLPLDVSARLLEEPIGSLDEVTPGTILPFLRLAEVTELIHTASLVHDDVIDSSDMRRGRPALHKVYDTKRAVLAGDYILARASFYIATLQVPRIVILMTTALEELMSGELLQMDGCFDIPRYEQKSFCKTASLISNSLASTAVLVDPGNEALEQTAFDFGRHLGIAFQILDDCLDITGDEKTMGKPKLADMKEGIATIPVLLVAQRNAKVDKMVRRRFSELGDVEYCLEAMEKEGAVAEAIQRADEHCRLGIESLHKLHHSPARDALANALLMVINRKS, from the coding sequence aTGCTGCATCGTTCTCTTGGGTGGCTATGCACAGCCGCGCAGACGCAGGGTAGCAAGGCGCTCACGTCGGAGGGCCGCCCCTTTGCCCTAGTGCATCGCGAGATAACCGCTGTCAGGGAGCACATTCAGTCGCTCGTGGCGAACACAAACAACGAAGTGCTGGATCATGCCGGCAAGTATGCGCTGGCTGCGGGCGGCAAGCTGATGCGTCCGGCGCTGGTGGCTCTCATGGCGCATGCAATGCTGCCGCTCGACGTGAGTGCGCGTCTGCTCGAGGAGCCGATCGGATCGCTGGACGAGGTGACGCCAGGCACCATTCTGCCCTTCCTACGGCTAGCGGAGGTCACCGAACTCATCCACACAGCCTCGCTTGTGCACGACGACGTcatcgacagcagcgacatgCGCCGTGGACGTCCTGCCTTACACAAGGTCTACGACACGAAGCGTGCGGTGCTCGCCGGTGATTACATTCTGGCCCGCGCATCCTTCTATATTGCAACACTGCAAGTGCCGCGCATCGTTATTCTCATGACGACAGCGCTGGAGGAGTTGATGTCCGGGGAGCTCCTTCAGATGGATGGCTGCTTCGACATCCCTCGCTACGAGCAGAAGAGCTTCTGCAAGACGGCGTCCCTCATCTCCAACTCGCTCGCTTCCacagcggtgctggtggaCCCGGGTAATGAGGCGCTGGAACAGACGGCATTCGACTTTGGCAGGCACCTTGGCATTGCCTTTCAAATCCTCGACGACTGCCTAGACATCACCGGCGACGAGAAGACGATGGGAAAGCCGAAGTTGGCCGACATGAAGGAAGGCATCGCGACGATACCGGTGCTCctcgtggcgcagcgcaacgCGAAGGTGGATAAGATGGTGCGACGCCGCTTTAGCGAGCTGGGTGATGTCGAGTACTGTCTGGAGGCAATGGAAAAGGAAGGTGCGGTGGCCGAGGCAATACAACGCGCGGACGAGCACTGCCGGCTCGGGATCGAGTCACTGCACAAGCTGCACCACTCGCCCGCGCGCGACGCACTCGCGAATGCGCTGTTGATGGTGATAAACCGCAAGTCGTGA
- the TRYP1 gene encoding tryparedoxin peroxidase yields MSCGDAKMNEPAPPFEEMALMPNGSFKKITLASYKGKWVVLFFYPLDFTFVCPTEIIQFSDSIKRFNELDCEVMSCSVDSEYAHLQWTLQERKKGGLGPMEIPMLADKTKCICRAYGVLDEKKGVAYRGLFIIDPKGILRQIIVNDMPVGRNVEEALRLLEALQFVEKHGEVCPANWKKGDATMKPERQASIEGYFSTV; encoded by the coding sequence ATGTCCTGCGGTGACGCCAAAATGAAcgagcctgcgccgcccttCGAGGAAATGGCGCTCATGCCCAACGGCTCCTTCAAGAAGATCACCCTCGCCTCCTACAAGGGCAAGTGGGTCGTGCTCTTCTTCTACCCGCTTGACTTCACCTTTGTGTGCCCGACAGAGATCATCCAGTTCTCCGACAGCATAAAGCGCTTCAACGAGCTTGACTGCGAGGTCATGTCGTGCTCTGTGGACAGCGAGTACGCGCACCTGCAGTGGACGCTGCAGGAACGCAAGAAGGGCGGCCTCGGCCCCATGGAGATCCCGATGCTGGCCGACAAGACCAAGTGCATCTGTCGTGCCTACGGCGTGCTGGATGAGAAGAAGGGCGTTGCCTACCGCGGCCTCTTTATCATCGACCCCAAGGGGATCCTGCGCCAGATCATTGTCAACGACATGCCGGTGGGCCGcaacgtggaggaggcgctgcgcctgctggagGCTCTTCAGTTCGTGGAGAAGCACGGCGAGGTGTGCCCCGCCAACTGGAAGAAGGGCGATGCCACAATGAAACCGGAGCGACAGGCGTCCATTGAGGGCTACTTCAGCACGGTGTAG
- a CDS encoding putative developmentally regulated protein, with protein MTVFWLEQWWKRKDHRKIRGARGARFASLRFHGAFILSVVVLVEYVFRSTDGFTARRATRPPVLAPPPLPTSLGYSMTSEMPHLRSLELEREAPPHLPRSSSLDFKTLRGEGRPPG; from the coding sequence ATGACCGTGTTTTGGCTGGAGCAGTGGTGGAAGCGCAAGGACCACCGTAAGATTCGCGGTGCACGCGGCGCACGCTTTGCCTCGCTGCGCTTCCACGGCGCCTTCATCCTCAGCGTTGTCGTGCTGGTCGAGTATGTGTTCCGGTCGACGGACGGCTTCacagcgcggcgcgccacGCGTCCGCCAgtgctggcgccgccgccgctgcccacATCGCTCGGGTACTCGATGACGAGCGAGATGCCGCACTTGAGGTCGCTTGAGCTAGAACGTGAGGCCCCGCCACACCTACCGCGGAGCAGCTCCCTCGACTTCAAGACCCTCCGGGGAGAGGGCCGTCCACCAGGATGA
- a CDS encoding tryparedoxin peroxidase: MSCGDAKMNEPAPPFEEMALMPNGSFKKINLASYKGKWVVLFFYPLDFTFVCPTEIIQFSDSIKRFNELDCEVMSCSVDSEYAHLQWTLQERKKGGLGPMEIPMLADKTKCICRAYGVLDEKKGVAYRGLFIIDPKGILRQIIVNDMPVGRNVEEALRLLEALQFVEKHGEVCPANWKKGDATMKPERQASIEGYFSKQ; the protein is encoded by the coding sequence ATGTCCTGCGGTGACGCCAAGATGAAcgagcctgcgccgcccttCGAGGAAATGGCGCTCATGCCCAACGGCTCCTTCAAGAAGATCAACCTCGCCTCCTACAAGGGCAAGTGGGTCGTGCTCTTCTTCTACCCGCTTGACTTCACCTTTGTGTGCCCGACAGAGATCATCCAGTTCTCCGACAGCATAAAGCGCTTCAACGAGCTTGACTGCGAGGTCATGTCGTGCTCTGTGGACAGCGAGTACGCGCACCTGCAGTGGACGCTGCAGGAACGCAAGAAGGGTGGCCTCGGCCCCATGGAGATCCCGATGCTGGCCGACAAGACCAAGTGCATCTGTCGTGCCTACGGCGTGCTGGATGAGAAGAAGGGCGTTGCCTACCGCGGCCTCTTTATCATCGACCCCAAGGGGATCCTGCGCCAGATCATTGTCAACGACATGCCGGTGGGCCGcaacgtggaggaggcgctgcgcctgctggagGCTCTTCAGTTCGTGGAGAAGCACGGCGAGGTGTGCCCCGCCAACTGGAAGAAGGGCGATGCCACAATGAAACCGGAGCGACAGGCGTCCATTGAGGGCTACTTCAGCAAGCAGTAA